A window of Hordeum vulgare subsp. vulgare chromosome 5H, MorexV3_pseudomolecules_assembly, whole genome shotgun sequence genomic DNA:
CGCGGAAGTACCGGTCAGAGACACGGTATGGATCGAGCCGGATCTACTCGTTGACGGAGCTGTCCTCGCAGTCGctcacctccttcttctccttcggtGGCAGTCCAACCATTTCACGGGCCGTCCGATTCTGCTCACGGGCAAGGGCACGTGTGTTCCGCCTCTGTCGTTTCTTTAAAATGCGGGCGCATATGGCTTCCTCCCCTACGACCGCCCACGTCGTCGCATCagtcgcctccgcctcctccattTCCTCCGCGAGATAGGCCTCGGCGATCTTTATCCTCTCCTTCCCACGATAGACAACCCGTTCCCAGTGGGACTCGAAGTCCGTGGGTCCGGTCGATGGATCCGCCCGCCGGGACATGGATGATCCCGCCCTAGAGGAACCAAGCGCCCTTTGAACGAACGTTATGGAGTCGTGGAGGACTGATCCTCCTGTCGGCCGGGTGTTGTTCTCGTGGGAGCGGTGGAGTGCAATATGAACCGCCATTGCCTCATCCACTTCATGCGGGACGACCCCCCAGTGGACGGATCGAGGCTGGTCGGAGTCGGATCCATTGGAGGCCATGCGGGAGAAGGTCGGAGGTGAGCTTGGGTGGCGGATGGGAGTGGAGTGAAGTGGCTAGTTTTTTTTTCGGCCAACGAATGAGGACAAATATATGTGGGGTCGATGCGGGCCAGTGTGGGCCAGGAGGGCGTGCCCGAGCGCGCTCGTGTTGCCCATATCCACCCCATATTTGGGCCGGAAATGGAGAGTGCCGGTGAGCCCGAGCATTTGAAGCTGGTTTGAGAGGCCTGTCTGGGTCGAATTTTTGTGACCGGACACTGACCGGGCGGCCTACCCGAGCGTTTGAGGAGGGTTTGAGGGGtccggctatagatgctcttacCGTGTGCATTTTCCTAGATCGACTTATCCAAAGTAAAACCCCATCCGTCAGTGAGCCGATCCAGAAGTACCTTTTCCGGCAAACCGGGTACGCAAGTCTGGACATCAGTCACATAGGACCCCAACACCTTCGACAAAATTAATTCCCCATCCCGACCCTTTTCTTCACTCCGCCCCCACTTTCCGTTCCTTTCATTTGCACCCTCCTCGTTCACCGTCGTCACTGTACCTCTCCAGTTGCTGCCCAAGTACCCTTGGACCTCTGCATACCCCACCCATGCGCCCGCCTTTCTTGCAGTATGCTTTTGTCCACCCAGGAATCCCTCCGCACTATTGTCGACGTCATTCATGGCATACACCACGCCCGGCCTGTGTTCGATCATATGCCATTGCCGACTTACTTTCCCTTGGTCCTGGCCCGAGCCTTTGCCGACCAACAATAGGAcgctgttttgttttgccaaccaaCAATTTGACAACATTTTGTTTAGCTGAGCAATACAATATCCATCCTTGATTTCACATCTGCCTTACAATACAATATTAATCAAGTTGCATATCTCATGATATCAATCAAGTACAGTAACTTGCATGTACTCGACCAATATTAAATCATGACCAAATACAAATAACATATTAATTACTTCTCATAAGTCATCGAATTACCCAATAGGTTTACAAAATGATTGATGCATGTCCAAGATTCATTGTTTGCTCCATTACACTAAATGCCCAGATGACAAGATGCCATATAGGTTTACAAAATGATACCTAAAAGACACATTGTTTTTGCTCCATTACAGAAAATCTCCAGCTGATGCAAACTGACATCTTCATGGTTCCTTCTTGCTCTTTTTCTATGTCCTTCCTACAAAGGATAAAAATGTATTGCTATACATTATGAACTGTACATTTTCAGTGCATCAAGCAGATGAGAGAGGAATAAAGTAATTCTACTAAACCATGTAAGTTATGATTTGTACATTATCTTAAGCAAAATTTAGAGAATAACcaacaaaaaaaattatacaCCATCACCATGTAAGAAGTGGCAGTGAGCTAGGAAGACTTTGCTACATACAAGATCTAGTTAAGTTCATTCTGGTCCCCTGTTTTTGTAGCTcaaaaataaatactagctcaggATTCAAAAATACCTTAGTGGCGAGAGAAGGAAGATGTCGCTGGTTTATAGGGTTTCAtccagcaaagtgatcatgagtcAGTATATATCACACATCAAACAATTCAAAATAAGTGGACAAAACacacattgttgatgattaccttgctagatgGCCATGGAATGGACCTTGTGACAGCATCAGCGATAATTTGTAAACCATCATATTCAAAAGGCACTGTAGCATCCATCCCTCCTGATCGCAACATTGATAAGAACCTCATAAGTTCATGGTCCAAGGCGCTCTCCGCCCACAATATTGTCTCGCTCAAAATGACCATACATCATGTTCACAAAAGTACATGTAAAAGATGCATCCATGAGATATGAGTTGTACAAAATGAAATCTAAAACAAGATCACCCCAGCCAACCTGCCATCTCCATGAGTTGATAGGCCAACACAGGCGTTTGTTTCTTCTTATTAAAATAAGATAAATTACTCTATTGCATTGTTAAGGTCATGAAAACAGCCCAATTTACATAAAGGTATGATATTTTCACAAGGAAACGTTTACAAAGTGCTACATGTATTCCGTTTGTACCAAAGAATTAATAGAAAATTGGAGATGTGTTTACTGGACATGCACATAGTCCTATATGCCAATCAGAAGTAAACAATGAGGGTACCCAACATTGCTTGCTATCGCACATACATACTTACAGAGGTTCTTGAGAGAGTAAATAATCGATGTGATGCATGCACATAACCATGTACACCTTCCTGTGGCCTTTTTGCCCAAACTTAATAAGGATGCATTTTccctacaaaaaatattttttaaattcaaTCTATTAACAACCCTAGAATGCAAACAATAATAATGATAGAATGTTAGGCTTTGAACTTTACTACTTCAATAACTTCCGCTTCCATGAACCAAAGAAGCTTAATTTGTTTTTCAAAGAGATTAAACTTACAACAAAGTATAAGAAAATCTGGCACACTTGTGGGAGTTGGAatctgaacacacacacacacacaccgaacacacacacacacagaacaCACACATAGGACTTATGGTGTTGTTTCTACCATggatggctagctcccgttctccTGAAGTGGGGTGGAAGGGGGCACCTATCACCAAGCTCCGTACACACAGGTAAAATCTTGAGGGAACTTTCAGAATTCCCTGCGCCATGCATCATTCATAGCAGCAATGTTTCACATGACATAAATTATTCATTCTGAGGAAACATTTTAGATCTGAAAGAAAGGATTCACACACATAAAACAGATATAGAATAGACAACATGCTGAAAGAAGAAAACACAACTACGCATATAAAAACCAATCCATGAATCAAAGCAGAGCTAGTTTTTTGAGATAAAATTCTTGGGCCGATGTGGTTCCTGGGTCCATTGTTGGGGGTTGAAATCTGCACACTAGaggcagagaggagaggagggagaccatATGCGGGAGGAAGATCTTACCCATGTCGTTGCCGCCATGTTCCTAGTTCGCCGGATGCGGCGGGAGTAGAGGCCGCCTGCCTCGCTTCAGATCACCGGAAGCGAAGGGCCCTTGCCCCCCCTTCAGATCTGCTACCATGAAAATGAGGGAAATGAAGTTGGTCATGGGTTGGGGGAGTGGTGCCATGGAAGGGAGCGGGCGAGGTGGCCTCAATAGGGGACCGGTGGTAGGAGGGCCGCACGCTCACGAGTCGGTTGCCTGGTGGTGGAAGGAGCGATGACTTTGACCGTGGATCAAAGTGGAAGCAGTGACGGTCCCTGCGATggccgccggcggcggcgacgacgtgaATCGGAACCCTAGCGGTGCCgtactagagagagagaggggtggatCGAGACGAGATGAAAGGGGATTGAGTGAGGCGCCCTCTGTAGTAGGTTTAGTCATTTAGAGACAAAAAATCGCGGGCTGGGCGTGCTAAAAGGTTTCGACCGCGTGCGCGGGCCCATTTACAACCCGCTGTTGGTCGGCAATATTTTCTGACCGATCGCTGAATGGGAATACGATCTTTCCGGACCGACTATTCGATATCAACGACCTATGTATTCTCGACCGACCATTTATtggtgaacaaatgtttttccaaCTGACTGTCACTTAAAAGTTTTTCCAATGAACTGTCGGTCGATAAAAATGACTTTTGCCAACAAACGACAGTAGGGAATGaagtgtcgtggtgtagtgaaAACCGGGGAAATTCAATGAAAGGGAGGGTGCTTTATTAATTTCTTCAAAAATCAAATATGTAAAAAATAATTCCTTGAACAGTTATGTATCCATAAAATCTGTAACATCCAATTACAATCTATTTTAATTAATGAGATTTTAGATTTGAGTGctctataaaccggaaaggaggaagAATATAAGATTGGAGCATCTCCACTTGCATCCCCAGGACGACTTCCCAAGCGCCCTTTTTAGGGCGAGCGGCGAAAAATCATCCCAGCGGTGCTCCGAGGACATCGTTTTGCGTCAGATATAGCCGAAACTAGCCCCAGCGACCTGAGGCCAAACCCAGCCCTCCGGTGATCGCTTGGGGGCGTTCGACGCTATTTTTGCATGCACAAACCCCATCGGCCAGCCTCTTttctctccctcttctccttttttctgctAAGTTCATCATTTATAATAAAAATCTTCTCAGTCTCCTCATGTGGCGGGCTAGATCGGGGATGAGTGAAAAAACAAAAATGCTAGACATATAAAGAGTtacctaacccccccccccccccccccccccgattttCAAGGGGTGGGGTCCTTCCATGTAAACTTATGTATGTATAACATTGCTGGTGGAAAAAATTGCCTTCAGCCGTCAGAGCCCCGAAGCAACGGAAAAAAAAAGCCTCGTGGAATGACCAACGGTTGGAGATGATTATACATACGGACCGTAGTCTTCTCCTCGATCGATCTCTAGATAGGTCGACCCATTCGTGCACAGTTCACGGTAGGTGCCCCACGAGCAAGCACACACGCGCACGCGCAATCTAGCCAGCCACCTCCCCAACCAACTTGCATTAATCACCCTCGATCAATCACGTTGCTGAACCGCCGTACGCACCACTCCGATCTTCCGGATCGATCCAGCGGGATACACATTTCAGTTCACAAACTGACGACCGGTGAATGACCAGTACAGCAGGTACCACATTACGGGTACTGCACTTGGTTCACTGTGCGCGTAGCATCTATATATAGCCCAAGCCCAGGCACACCACGTCGTCACGCTCACACGCAGAACCACACGACCGGCGACGACGCAGCTCGCACGGCACGCAAGAGTCATCACCACACCACGATCGAGTGTGACAGCACTTCGCTCGCGATCAAGCCATGGCTTTCGCAGGTCGCCGTAGCGGTGGCGGCGCAGTGCTGCTGATGCTGCTGGCCGTGGCGGCGGCGGTAGCGGGGCCGGCGGTAGCGGACTTCGCGGCGGACAAGGCGGAGTGCGCGGACAAGCTGATGGGGCTGGCGACGTGCCTGACGTACGTGCAGCTGACGGCGACGGCGCCCGCGCCCACGCCGGACTGCTGCTCCGGGTTCCGGCAGGTGCTGGGCACCAGCAAGCGGTGCATGTGCATCCTCGTCAAGGACCGCGACGAGCCGGCGCTCGGGATCAAGGTCAACATCACCCGCTCCATGAACCTCCCCTCCGTCTGCAACATCGCCGCCACCTTCTCCGACTGCCCCAGTACGTCCTACTCATAGCCCCATGCATCCGATCGGCCGGCCGGTGGTCGTGCTTCGCCACCGACCACCGTGCGCGCGCGCATGCATGCTGAACATTTGAATGTTTATTTTGGATGCAGAGATCCTCAACATGTCGCCGGACTCCAAGGAA
This region includes:
- the LOC123399023 gene encoding non-specific lipid transfer protein GPI-anchored 14-like, giving the protein MAFAGRRSGGGAVLLMLLAVAAAVAGPAVADFAADKAECADKLMGLATCLTYVQLTATAPAPTPDCCSGFRQVLGTSKRCMCILVKDRDEPALGIKVNITRSMNLPSVCNIAATFSDCPKILNMSPDSKEAEIFKQYAREHEGKNTATTSPTAAAATTTGTAGGKSVNAASGAGRHTVVFGAVAVVPALLASAFVLA